In Campylobacter suis, the following proteins share a genomic window:
- a CDS encoding F0F1 ATP synthase subunit A, producing the protein MKDIFLFSNLIYDSHAFVYIFHFCLVALIIVLVAKFATSKMQLVPRGLQNIVEAYLEGVVSMGKDTLGSETLARKYLPLVATIGFVVFFSNAIGIIPGFESPTSTLNLTLTLALVVFVYYNYEGIKKNGFVGYFKHFMGPSKALAPLMFVVEIISHLSRIVSLSFRLFGNIKGDDLFLLVMLTLAPFIAPLPAYALLTLMAVLQSFIFMMLTYVYLAGAVAVEEH; encoded by the coding sequence ATGAAAGATATTTTTCTTTTTTCAAATTTGATCTATGATAGCCACGCATTTGTCTATATTTTTCACTTTTGTTTAGTCGCTTTAATCATAGTCCTAGTCGCTAAATTTGCCACATCAAAAATGCAGCTTGTTCCAAGAGGGCTTCAAAATATCGTTGAGGCATATCTTGAGGGCGTTGTTTCTATGGGTAAAGATACTCTTGGTAGCGAAACACTTGCTCGTAAGTATCTTCCGCTAGTTGCTACTATCGGTTTTGTTGTCTTTTTTTCAAACGCCATTGGCATTATCCCAGGCTTTGAATCGCCAACTTCGACTCTAAATTTAACCCTTACGCTTGCATTAGTTGTATTTGTTTATTATAACTATGAGGGTATTAAGAAAAACGGTTTTGTTGGCTATTTTAAACATTTTATGGGGCCAAGCAAGGCTCTTGCGCCGCTTATGTTTGTTGTGGAGATAATCTCTCATCTTTCTCGTATCGTTTCACTCTCTTTCCGTCTTTTTGGTAACATCAAGGGTGATGATCTCTTCCTTTTGGTTATGCTGACTCTTGCCCCTTTTATCGCACCACTTCCAGCTTATGCACTACTTACGCTTATGGCAGTGCTACAGTCATTTATATTTATGATGCTGACTTATGTATACCTTGCTGGTGCTGTTGCTGTAGAAGAGCATTAA